The following are from one region of the Aquirufa lenticrescens genome:
- a CDS encoding MmcQ/YjbR family DNA-binding protein, which produces MDILDLRDFALNLPDSEECQPFGPNHLVFKTKGKMFLLLDLVSSPTTINYKAVPEDILVQREEFPDSVFPGFHMNKKHWNTMYLNRYLPQNKVLEFIRTSHSLIKK; this is translated from the coding sequence ATGGACATTTTAGATCTTCGCGATTTTGCCTTAAATCTTCCGGATTCGGAGGAATGCCAGCCTTTTGGACCTAACCACTTGGTTTTTAAGACGAAAGGGAAAATGTTTTTATTATTGGACTTAGTTTCATCCCCTACCACGATTAATTACAAGGCAGTTCCCGAGGATATTTTGGTACAAAGAGAGGAATTCCCTGATTCTGTCTTCCCGGGTTTTCACATGAATAAGAAGCATTGGAACACGATGTACTTAAATCGCTATTTACCACAGAATAAAGTATTGGAATTCATACGCACCTCACACTCTTTAATTAAAAAATAA